The following is a genomic window from Nitrospira sp..
CGGCACGGTGCGATTCGGCAGCGATCCGACGACCTCCGTGCTCGATGTGAATTGCAAGGCGCACGACCTCGACAATCTCTACGTCGTTGATGGGAGCTTCTTCCGGTCGAGTTCGGCGGTAAATCCCTCGCTGACGATCATCGCGAATGCGCTTCGAGTAGGCGATCATCTGCTCAGCCGATTAAACTGACCAGACATGAGAAATTGGAAATGTGGAATGAGAAATTGTAGGGGGCGCGACGCGATGCAGGCCCTGAAGAAATTTTCCCATCGCCTCGTCTTCGTCATCTGCGCGGTGCATGCATCATGTTTCACTGCTGGCGTCACCGCCGCGGAAACGTCTGCCGCCGTTCAGCACATTGCCACAATTGGTTTCACCGTCGCAGACATGGACCGCTCGATCGCCTTCTATCGCGACGTGCTGACGTTCAAGCCGGTCGGCGATGTCGAGGTGGATGGACCTGAATATGATCAGCTCTGGGGCGTCTTTGGAGCGCGGGCCCGCGTGGTCCGCATGCAACTCGGCGAGCAGCAGTTGGAATTGACCGAATTTCTATCGCCACCGGATGTCCGGCCGATCCCCGTACCATCCTACAGCAACGATCTCTGGTTCCAACACATCGCAATTGTGGTGCGCGACATGGAAGCGGCTTGGGCCCGGTTGCGCAAGTACCATGTTCGACAGATCTCGCCGCGCCCACAGACGATTCCCGCGTCGAATGCGGTGGCCGCCGGTATCAAGGCGATCAAGTTCCGCGATCCGGACGGGCACAGTCTCGAACTGCTCTGGTTCCCCGAAGGTAAGGGCCATTCGCGCTGGCATGCCGCGGGGGCTGAACTATTCCTGGGCATCGACCACACAGCCATGACCGTGCGCAGCACGGAGAACAGCGCGAAGTTTTATCGCGATCTGTTGGGCATGACTGTGGCCGGAGGAACACTCAACATGGGGGTGACCCAACAGTATCTCGACAGTTTGCCCGGCGCCCGTACGCGCGTGACCGGCTTCACGCCGAAAACGACCCCACCAGGCTTGGAGTTTCTCGAATATGAACTGCCCACAGCCGGCCGGCCGTTTCCCACCGATTCGCACCCGACCGATCTCTGGCATTGGCGGACGACGTTGGTCGTATCCGACATCGAGACAGCGGCGGCGGCGCTGAAAGACACCGCGCAGTTCCTGTCATCCGGCGTGGTGCTGCTCCCTGACAAAAGCCTGGGTTTCATGAAAGGCTTGCTGGTTCGCGACCCGGACGGACATGTGCTGCAACTGGTCTCGCCGTGAGCACAGGGCTGATGGCCGATAGCCGATAAGTCATGACTCGATGGATCAAGATAACGCTGCTCGTGATTGTGGTCGGAGGCTCAGTCGCCCTCGGCCGGCAGATCGATTTCGAACGGGCGCTCAACCCCTCAGGTCTTGCCGACCTGCTTCACTCGTTAGGCCCCTGGGGGCCGGTCATGCTGATCCTTTCGATGGCCATGGCGGTGATCATTCCGCCGATTCCGAGTTTGCCGTTGGACCTTGCCTCCGGCGCCGCGTTCGGCCCGCTGCTGGGAACTGTCTATGCCGTCGTCGGGGCCGCCGTCGGGGCCATCCTGAGTTTCTTGATCGGGCGGGCGTTAGGCAGGGAAGGCATCTCCCGCCTGCTCAGGGTCGATGCCGTCTTTTGTGAGAAATGTGCGGATCACCATCTGGGGCTGCTGATCTTTCTCGCCCGGTTGATTCCCGTATGTTCGTTCGACGTGGTGAGTTACGGGGCGGGGTTCACCACGATCTCGTTGCGGACCTTTTCGCTGGCGACCATCGCAGGCATGATTCCTCCCACGGTTGCCTTTACCTATCTGGGTAGTTCGATCGCCTCCGCTCAATGGTTGCTCATCGGAGCCGGCGGTTTCCTCGTGACCGTTTTCCTGCTCCTGCCGATGTGGTTGAAACGACATCGCTCGTCCCGACTTGCACAGTTGTTGTTTGGGGCGACGACGACTACAGTACCTATGACCACACAACCGGTTGAACCGGCAGTCTGTCCGGCCTGCGGGAAACCTTTTCCGCCCGCCGTTCCGACGCTCGTCTCCCCCGATCCGAGTCAATCTGCCGAGCCGCCGGGCTTGCTGGCCTGTAAGGGAAGGTGCTAGGCTTGCATCCGCCTGCGAGGCTCTCCATGATCCCTCTGGTCGCAGACGCTGAAAAGGAACCCTTCAAGACCGCGCTGGAATCCCTCCGCGAGAGCGAAGAGTTCAAGACCCGCCTCATCGAAGGCAGCCGCGATTGCATCAAAATTCTGGATCTCGACGGTCGGCTCCTCTCGATGAACGCCGGGGGGATGGCCGCGCTGGAAATTTGCGATGTGGGATCGATCGTCGGCACCTTCTGGGTCGAATTCTGGCAGGGTGCGGACAAAGAAGCGGCTCGGCAAGCAATCGAGGCGGCTCGTCAGGGCGGAGTCGGCCGGTTCGTCGGCTTTTTCCCAACCACACAGACCAACGAACCCCGCTGGTGGGACGTCGTCGTCAATGCCATTAAGGATACGGAAGGCAGGCCTGAGAAGCTGCTGGTCGTTTCACGCGATGTGACCGAACTCAAGCAGGCCGAAGAAATTCTTCGGATTGCGACCGAGGAAACGGCCTCCGCGACCGGTACCGATTTCTTTCAGCTCCTCGTCCGACACCTCGCCCTCACCCTCCATGTCCGCTACGCGTTCGTCGCGGAATGCACGAATGCCGCGAAGACCCACGTGCGGACCTTGGCGTTTTGGAGGAACAATGCGTTCGGCGACAACGTCGCCTATCCATTGAAAGGGACACCCTGCGAGCCTGTCGTGGGCGGCGAAGTCTGTTCCTTCCCGGAACGGGTCCAAACCCTGTTCCCCGAGGATCGCGATTTGGTATCGCTGGCGGCCGAAGGCTATGTCGGCGTGCCGCTCCGCACCGCCGGCGGTGACATGCTCGGACATCTGGCGGTGATCGACGACAAACCGCTGTATCTCCAGCCCCATCACATGGGGATACTGAAAATCCTTGCGGCCCGCGCCGGTGCGGAGCTTGAACGCGAACATGCCTACAGAGACGTCCAGCGGCTGAACGTAGAACTCAGCACCCTGCTCGAAATCAATCGCGCCATCAACCGCCATCTGAATCGCGATGAACTGTTCGGGGCGCTTGCCGACTGCTTGAAGAAGGTAGTGCCGACCGAACGGTTCGGGATCGAGCTGCCGATCCAGGACGACAGGCTCCAGGGGCATATCCTTTCTCAGCATCCGGCGGAGGGGGGCTCGACGCAACCGACCCTGTTGCCTGCGGCAGGCACGGCCTGCGATTGGGTGATCCGGGCTCGGCAGTGGTACGTTGCATCCTCCTGCGATGAGTTTCGAGAACGTTTTCCGGTGACGTTCCAGGTGATGTCGAGCGCGGGCATGGAATCGCTCTGCGCGCTCCCGTTGGTGAGCGGGGGGAACAGTCTCGGCGCGCTGTTTTTCATGACGAAGGAGAAGGGCTCCTACGATCACCTCAGCCGTGAGTTTCTCGATCAAGTGGCCGGTGCCGTGGCGGTGGCGCTGGACAATTGTCTTGCCCACGAGAAATTACGACGCGAGGGGATCCAGGCGCTGGCAGACAGCGAGGAACGGCTCCGCGATCTCTTCGACGAGGCACCGATCGCCTATGTGAACGAAGGGCTGGATTCCCGTTTTATCCGAGCCAATCGGGCCGCGATGCGTAGTCTGGGCATCACGCCGGACGAGGTCGCCGGCACCTACGGCAGCTCGTTCGTGCCTGATACGCCGGATGCTCAGCGCCGTCTCAAAGAAGCGTTCGCGTCCGTCGGCCGCGGTACCGACACCAGCGGTGTCGTGCTCGAACTGCGGCGCAAGGACAACGGCAAGCCGCTCTGGATTCAATGGTGGTCCAAGCCCGATCCTGGCGGCACCTACACGCGGACGATGTTCGTCGACATTACCGAGCGAGTGCTGATGGAACAGGAGAAGGCTCGTTTGGAAGCGGCGAACGTTTACCTGCAGGAGGAAATCAAGACCGAACACAACTTTGACGAGATCATCGGCACCTCGAGTGCCATCAAGAAAGTGTTCCAGGCGATCGAGAAGGTGGCGGCGACCGATGCGACCGTGTTGATCACCGGTGAGACCGGTACCGGCAAGGAGTTGATCGCCCGAGCCATCCACCATTTGAGCCACCGGAAAGACGGGGTGCTGATCAAGGTCAACTGTGCGGCGATTCCGGCCGGGTTGATCGAGAGCGAACTCTTCGGGCACGAGAAGGGAGCCTTCACCGGAGCGCTCGCGCGGAAGGTCGGCCGGTTCGAGCTGGCCGATCGCGCCACGATCTTTCTGGACGAGGTCGGTGAAATTCCGTTGGAGTTGCAGACGAAGCTCCTGCGCGTATTGCAGGAGGGCGAGTTCGAGCGGTTGGGCAGCACGAAGACGTTGAAGGTGACAGTGCGCGTGATCGCCGCCACGAATCGCGATCTGGATAGGGAAGTGCGCGAGCGGCGATTCCGGTCCGACCTCTTCTACCGGTTGAAGGTGTTTCCGATCCAGCTCCCGGCATTGCGTGATCGGACACAGGACATTCAGCTATTGGTGTCCTATTTCGTAAAAAAATTTTCCGCGACGATGGGCAAGAAGGTCGAGTCGGTGCCGGCCAAGGCCATGGAGATGCTGAAGCTGTACCCTTGGCCGGGGAACATCCGTGAATTGGAACATGTCATCGAGCGCGCGGTGATTCTAAGCCAGGATCGGGAACTCGAATTGGGCGATTGGATGCCGAAGGAGCCGGCCACGACCGGCATCGGACCGGCTGCCACATTGGAAGAGGTGGAGCGCGCACATATCATTGCCGTCTTGGCCCAGACCAATTGGCGGGTGAGCGGCGACAAGGGCGCGGCCAAAATTCTCGGACTCAATCCCACCACGCTCGAAGCCCGCATGAAGAAGCTGGGCATCACTCGCCCGGCCTGAAGCGCGTCTCTCGTGAATCGTCGTTCGTAGTTCGCATCCCGGTCCATTCCTTTTTCCCCACCATAAGCCATACGTCATAAGCCATCGGCTCTTGACCTGCTCTCGTCCCAACATTTTGTGAATGTCCCAACATATTGGGAGCCTCTGTCGGGAATCTCTGTTGCCTCCGCCCCCTGTCACGCCTCAGGAAGATCCGTTCTTCAAATGTTTCACCGTCTTAATCGGTGCTCGCTCCTCCTCGACCCATTCGGCATGGGCCTTGCTGAATAGCCCACGCAAGAAGGGAACGCGACAGATGTTGAAAATCACGACGGCAGAACGGAACGGGCAGACGGTCGTGCTCAAGCTCGAAGGCAAGATCATCGACCAGTGGGCCGCGCTCCTCGATCGCGAGTGCAGGGCGGCGCTACTGCACCATGGTCGGGTCGAGTTGGATTGTGCCGCGGTGGATTTTTTGGATCAGCGGGGGATCGAGGTGATGAAACGCCTGCCTCGCAAACAGGTCACACTTATCGGCGCTCCTGGATTCGTGATGGAGCTGCTGCAGACAGGAGGTCGGTCATGAACGCCATTGCCATCACCCAGGAACATTCGTCGGTACAGGCTCAGTCACGAATATTGAATGGAGCGCGAGTGCCGGAGTCCGGTCCGATCGGCGGCGAGCGGCAATTGCTCGCCCGGCTTCGACAGCGTGATGCGGCGGCCTTCGACGAGTTGGTCGTCAAACATCATGGTGCCCTGATCCGCATGGCGATGGGCCATGTGGCAGACCGTGAAACGGCGGAGGAAGTGGTCCAGGACACCTGGATGGCGGTCATCGAAAGCCTGGATCGATTCGAGGGCCGATCGTCGCTGCGGACCTGGATCTTCGGGATTCTGATTCACAAGGCGAAGGATCGCGGCGTGCGCGAGAAGCGTCACACGACGTTCTCGGCCTTCGAATCCTACGATGACGAACAGGAAGAAGCGGTGGATCCCTCACGGTTTCATCTGCTGGGAGAGTGGGCCGGGCGGTGGGCCCTGCCGCCGCAACCCTGGGATGACCGGACGCCGGAAGCCCTCCTGGCCAACCAACAGGTCGTGGCGGCGATGCAACAGGCTCCGGCGACATTGAAGGAGGTCCTTGTGCTTCGTGATGTCGAGGGGCTGGAATCGAAAGAGATCTGCGAGTTGTTGAAGATCACGGAGACGAATCTCTATGTGCGGTTGCATCGCGCGCGCGAGCGGGTGCGGCAAGCGATCGAAGCCTACGTCGGGGAACGGTGAGGGTGAGGTGTAGGCTGAGGACAATCAAGCATGTAAGGAATGTCCGGGAGAGGAGACTCAAGGGTAGATCACGTTACCGGAGGCCCCGCTATGAACCACCATCCGTCTCATGAGGGCACAGCGGCACTGACCTGTCGCGAGGCCGCCGCATGGACATCGGTCTATCTCGATGCGTGTCTCCACGACTCCGGCCAGGCCCGCATGACAGTCCATGTGGCGGCCTGTGCCGCTTGTCGCGCCTATGTCGAACAGATCAGGCTCGTGCGTGAGGCGCTGAAAGGCCTTCCTTATACGATGCCTTCGTCCGAGTTGCGTCTTTTTGTGCAGCAACGGTTCGCCGAGCGGTGATCCCTCCTCTCAAATCCGCATTTCTTTTCAAGGCGAGAGAGACCATGCGCGCTCCTAGGGTCTGACTGTGGTAAGGTCCTCCCCATGGAGACCGCATTGCTGTACGACCGTCTGCAATTCGCAGTCACGGTGACTTTCCATTATCTGTTTCCACAATTGACGATGGGCGTGGCCCTGTTGCTCGTCTATTTCAGAACCAGGGCACTCACAAGCGGCGAGGAACATTATCATCGCGTCGCCCTGTTCTGGACGAAAATTTTTGCCTTGAGCTTCGCCTTCGGCGTGGTCACCGGTATTCCGCTGGAATTTCAGTTCGGCACCAACTGGGCGAAATTTTCCAACTTCGCCGGCGGCGTCATCGGCCAGATGTTGGCGATGGAGGGGATGTTCGCGTTCTTTCTGGAATCGTCATTCATCGGCATCCTGCTCTACGGCGACAAGCGGTTCAGTCTGCGTGTGCAATGGTTCGCCGCCCTGATGCTGTTTCTCGGCTCGTGGCTCTCGGGCTATTTCATCCTCGCGACGAACGCCTGGATGCAACATCCTGTTGCCTATACGGTCGCGCCGGACGGACGGCTGTTCGTCGACAGTCTCTCCGGCCTGCTCACGAATCCCTGGCTATTCTGGCAATATACGCACAACATGACCGCCGCAGTGGTGACCGGGTCGTTCGTCATGGCGGCGGTCGGGTCGTTCTATCTCTTGTCCGCTCGACACGTGGCCTACGCGAAGACGTTCCTTCGCACCGGCGTCGTTTCCGGCGCGATCAGCATCACGTTGATGGTTTTCCCCACCGGCGATGGCAACGCCAAACAGGTGTTCGAACATCAGCCGGTGAAGGGCGCGGCTTTCGAAGGGCTGTTTAAGTCTGAGCGAGGCGCGGGACTCCTGCTGATCGGCCAACCGAACATGGAAACCATGACGATCGACAATCCGTTGGAAGTGCCGGCAGCGCTCAGTTTCTTGGTGTACGACGAACTTTATGCCGAGGTGAAAGGGCTTGATGCGTTTCCGCGCGAAGACTGGCCTGACAACTTGCCGCTGCTCTACTATTCGTATCATGTGATGGTCGGCCTCGGGACCATCCTCATGGGCGTGATGGGCCTCGCGATGCTCTGGCTCTGGCGCGGCCGGCTGTTCGAAGCGAAATGGCTGCTCTGGCTCGTGATGCTGAGTGCGCCGTTCCCCTACATCGCGACGACGGCCGGATGGATGACGGCGGAACTCGGCCGCCAACCTTGGCTGGTCTATGGGGTGCTGCGCACCGCCGAAGGCGCGTCGCCGTTGGTGCATTCCGGGAACGCGCTGTTCACGTTGCTCGGCTTCCTTGGTATCTACCTCATGCTGGGGCTGCTCTTCCTGTTTCTGATCGTCGAGACGATCCACCAGGGCCCGGCCGACCATCCAACGGCAGGGCACGCGTGATGGAAACGTTCTGGTATGCCGCTGTGACGTTGATGCTGACCGTCTATGTCGTCCTCGATGGCTTCGACTTCGGCGTCGGCATCGTCTATCCCTTCGCGGCGAAAACGGAAATGGATCGGCGTACGGCGCTCGGCGCCATCGGGCCGGTCTGGAATGGAAACGAAGTTTGGTTGATCGCAGCCGGCGGCTTGCTCTTCTTCGCCTTTCCCAAGGCCTATGCAGCGGGATTCAGCGGGTTTTATCTCGCGCTCATCATCGTGCTGTGGCTGTTGATCGGGCGCGGGCTGGCGCTCGAACTGCGGTCGCATATCGACCATGACCTGTGGCGGCAATGGTGGGATTTCGTGTTTGCGATTTCCAGCACGTTGCTGGCCGTCGTCTTCGGCGCGGCGTTGGGTAATCTGATCCGCGGCGTGCCGTTGAATCAAGACGGCTATTTCTTTGTCCCGCTCTGGACGAATTTTATGACAGGGCCGCAGCCGGGTATTCTGGATTGGTTCACGGTCTTGATTGGCCTCACCAGTGCAACTCTTTTGGCATTGCACGGCGCGAATTATCTGGCGATGAAGACTGAGCGCGAGTTGCAGGCCCAGGCCAGGACTATCGCCAGATTGGCTGGGTTTGCCACGGCCGGCTTCGTGGTGCTCGTGCTGACCGTTGCCCCCTTCGTTCAGCCATCGTTTGGTCTCAACTATGGAGCCCATCCGATCGGTGCCGTTTTTCCGGTCATCGGTATGGGCGCGTTGGTTGCGACGATTGCCCTGCGAAGACGAGACCAGGATGCCTCTGCGTTCTATGCCTCCTGCCTTATGATCCTCGCGCTTCTCGCCAGCACGGCTTGGGGGTCGTATCCCAACATCCTGATCGCCACGGCGGATCCGTCCCGTAGCCTGACGGTCTTCAATGCGACCGCCGGAGTCTACGGCATGCACATCGGCCTCTGGTGGTTTTTGATCGGCTTCGGCCTGGTCATCGCCTATCAGGTCTATGCGCACCGTGTCTTTTGGGGAAAAGTCACGGTGGACAGGCACTGATCGACTGACTGGTTTCCTCGTAAGACTCTTTTAGGTTTTTCGACTCATGAACAGATGGCTCCGGCAAGACATCCCGGAGTCGGCGCATGAGAAGGAGATCAACGATGAAAGCCGTGGCCGTCTTTCCGGGGAAGCCCGATTCGATCCATCTTGCCGAATTGCCAAAACCATCCGTCCATGAGATCCCGAACGGACGCGGTGTCCTGGTCCAAGTTCTGCGCGTCGGTGTCGACGGCACAGACAAGGAGATCAATGCCGCGGAATATGGCCAGGCGCCTCCCGGTCACGACTTCCTCGTGATCGGCCATGAGTGTTTCGGCCGCGTGCTCGAGGTCGGCCCGAACGTCACGGAGTTCATGCCCGGCGACTATATCGTGCCGACCGTGCGGCGTCCCGGCGGTAGTTTCTACGATCAAGTCGGCCAATACGACATGACGCTGGAGGACACCTACTTCGAGCGCGGCATCAATTTGCGACATGGTTATCTGACGGAACTCTTCGTGGAGGATCCGGAATATCTCGTGAAGATTCCTCGCGGCCTTAGGGATGTCGCGGTCCTGCTCGAACCGACCTCGATCATCGAAAAAGGCATCATTCAGGCCTATGAAGCCCAGCGGCGATTCAAGATCTGGCGGCCCAAGAAAGCGGCGGTGCTGGGATCCGGCACAGTCGGATTGCTCGCGGCCCTTTCATTGAAGATGAAGGGACTCGACGTGACCAGTTTCGGGAAGCAGAGCGGCCCGTCTCGCAATCTCGATCTTCTGGCGCAGCTCGGCGTGCGTTACATCTCGACGGACGATCTCTCGATTCGAGAAGCGGCTAAGCGCTATGGCCCGTTCGATCTGATGTTCGAAGCGACCGGCTATTCGCCGGTGGTGTTTGAAGCCATGGAATCGCTGGGGAAGAACGGCGTGTTGATCCTCGCCAGCGTGACCGGCGGCGACCGCCAACATGCGATTCCTGCCGACAAGATCAACCTGGATTTCGTCCTCGGCAACAAACTGGTCGTCGGCACCGTGAACGCCAATCGCGAGTATTTCGAGGCGGGTGTCTATGACTTTGCGCGGGCCGAACTCGAATTCCCCGGATGGCTTTCCAAGCTCCTCACCCATCCGGTGACGGGCTTGGAGAATTATCGGCAAATGATGCAGACGCTGACGATGGAGAAGAACGCGATCAAGGTGTTTGTGAATGTGGCCTACGAATAGAAGGTGAGGATGGTGGGACCGCTCGCTCCGGCGACGTGTTAACACGCATGGCTCTGTCGCTGCTTGGCTCCGCAACTCGCTCCGATCGAGACTTCGTCCGACCGGAGCTTCGAACAGTGCTCGCCATCTCGCCAGCAGCGGACCGCACCGACAGAGCCATGCAACCCATCGCAAGTCGCAGCCGGCCCCACCATCCTCATGCGCCGGAGAATGCGCGCCGGTGAAGATCGACTGGCCGTTCCCTTTGAAGCACGGGATAGTC
Proteins encoded in this region:
- a CDS encoding Glucose 1-dehydrogenase is translated as MKAVAVFPGKPDSIHLAELPKPSVHEIPNGRGVLVQVLRVGVDGTDKEINAAEYGQAPPGHDFLVIGHECFGRVLEVGPNVTEFMPGDYIVPTVRRPGGSFYDQVGQYDMTLEDTYFERGINLRHGYLTELFVEDPEYLVKIPRGLRDVAVLLEPTSIIEKGIIQAYEAQRRFKIWRPKKAAVLGSGTVGLLAALSLKMKGLDVTSFGKQSGPSRNLDLLAQLGVRYISTDDLSIREAAKRYGPFDLMFEATGYSPVVFEAMESLGKNGVLILASVTGGDRQHAIPADKINLDFVLGNKLVVGTVNANREYFEAGVYDFARAELEFPGWLSKLLTHPVTGLENYRQMMQTLTMEKNAIKVFVNVAYE
- a CDS encoding Cytochrome d ubiquinol oxidase subunit II; translation: METFWYAAVTLMLTVYVVLDGFDFGVGIVYPFAAKTEMDRRTALGAIGPVWNGNEVWLIAAGGLLFFAFPKAYAAGFSGFYLALIIVLWLLIGRGLALELRSHIDHDLWRQWWDFVFAISSTLLAVVFGAALGNLIRGVPLNQDGYFFVPLWTNFMTGPQPGILDWFTVLIGLTSATLLALHGANYLAMKTERELQAQARTIARLAGFATAGFVVLVLTVAPFVQPSFGLNYGAHPIGAVFPVIGMGALVATIALRRRDQDASAFYASCLMILALLASTAWGSYPNILIATADPSRSLTVFNATAGVYGMHIGLWWFLIGFGLVIAYQVYAHRVFWGKVTVDRH
- a CDS encoding Cytochrome d ubiquinol oxidase subunit I, with translation METALLYDRLQFAVTVTFHYLFPQLTMGVALLLVYFRTRALTSGEEHYHRVALFWTKIFALSFAFGVVTGIPLEFQFGTNWAKFSNFAGGVIGQMLAMEGMFAFFLESSFIGILLYGDKRFSLRVQWFAALMLFLGSWLSGYFILATNAWMQHPVAYTVAPDGRLFVDSLSGLLTNPWLFWQYTHNMTAAVVTGSFVMAAVGSFYLLSARHVAYAKTFLRTGVVSGAISITLMVFPTGDGNAKQVFEHQPVKGAAFEGLFKSERGAGLLLIGQPNMETMTIDNPLEVPAALSFLVYDELYAEVKGLDAFPREDWPDNLPLLYYSYHVMVGLGTILMGVMGLAMLWLWRGRLFEAKWLLWLVMLSAPFPYIATTAGWMTAELGRQPWLVYGVLRTAEGASPLVHSGNALFTLLGFLGIYLMLGLLFLFLIVETIHQGPADHPTAGHA
- a CDS encoding Formate hydrogenlyase transcriptional activator is translated as MIPLVADAEKEPFKTALESLRESEEFKTRLIEGSRDCIKILDLDGRLLSMNAGGMAALEICDVGSIVGTFWVEFWQGADKEAARQAIEAARQGGVGRFVGFFPTTQTNEPRWWDVVVNAIKDTEGRPEKLLVVSRDVTELKQAEEILRIATEETASATGTDFFQLLVRHLALTLHVRYAFVAECTNAAKTHVRTLAFWRNNAFGDNVAYPLKGTPCEPVVGGEVCSFPERVQTLFPEDRDLVSLAAEGYVGVPLRTAGGDMLGHLAVIDDKPLYLQPHHMGILKILAARAGAELEREHAYRDVQRLNVELSTLLEINRAINRHLNRDELFGALADCLKKVVPTERFGIELPIQDDRLQGHILSQHPAEGGSTQPTLLPAAGTACDWVIRARQWYVASSCDEFRERFPVTFQVMSSAGMESLCALPLVSGGNSLGALFFMTKEKGSYDHLSREFLDQVAGAVAVALDNCLAHEKLRREGIQALADSEERLRDLFDEAPIAYVNEGLDSRFIRANRAAMRSLGITPDEVAGTYGSSFVPDTPDAQRRLKEAFASVGRGTDTSGVVLELRRKDNGKPLWIQWWSKPDPGGTYTRTMFVDITERVLMEQEKARLEAANVYLQEEIKTEHNFDEIIGTSSAIKKVFQAIEKVAATDATVLITGETGTGKELIARAIHHLSHRKDGVLIKVNCAAIPAGLIESELFGHEKGAFTGALARKVGRFELADRATIFLDEVGEIPLELQTKLLRVLQEGEFERLGSTKTLKVTVRVIAATNRDLDREVRERRFRSDLFYRLKVFPIQLPALRDRTQDIQLLVSYFVKKFSATMGKKVESVPAKAMEMLKLYPWPGNIRELEHVIERAVILSQDRELELGDWMPKEPATTGIGPAATLEEVERAHIIAVLAQTNWRVSGDKGAAKILGLNPTTLEARMKKLGITRPA